The Argopecten irradians isolate NY chromosome 6, Ai_NY, whole genome shotgun sequence genome has a window encoding:
- the LOC138326535 gene encoding mucin-2-like, protein MTLCSCSMIYAQRHSFQKQNFRRIQSNGFNSQPSTSEGQAFRKSSMMISDPSNAFNFRQNSRRELELNNMNNFHNRQTERRQTIRNRPVNSNQEKGKNISPSFSMPVLPDIQKQRRINKSNRNFVPTTTLAPVLKVESAVVSKPYMVPGWVGSQNGQPTRPWQRNGRNSKSRADGRTDEYIYMVNGHPARKGNFLNDQDPQNQQQNTNFNNGKRSSMNSLPLNGNNLNKNNEQFQNSNYKKNTVHPLFQHTINSRRFGGMNMGDGGANRQTAGVTGGVPNSGSLSNSQWGEGTLGSPGNLMTLTPNENGIGMNRIHTTAASDNYLPSTVSVRLPKNGHLLPSVMPQLSPTRRAEPPLSHSRHQTVISSGMAPIPQTRQYVDSPIAVKKIPIPSPQPAEISVQPIESFHISTRRVQQGNSRPTSMKVGPPTSGFNHAPFPSYSINNQEVNPSSMPGLTQTTKSNARINVQRRPMDHPGLAIDMMVPGVEYMEPRQTRPRPTVGQQIGPLPSPLPRQHIGPKAFNGQQRRHRGPMPTIRHDTGPHPTNGQHMSPQTPMVEYIRPRPTPTQGPRPTIGNQIRTHQPPSPNFGPRPMTGRHKGPHPTPSQNMGPRSTTAQHVRPITPDVGMKFIQPSVQPIMQRPVPSQSTRPIKSSRQPIGDIPQLSRSMHGSISPQQTQSEIHMIQNQPSMPLLGKMPGTPIPEKVLRNQQMLPLQQHPRAPLMGVMPSAKPLREKINWQMHSPLPANGHGQVSHPWSTTRTHSVGPIYSSISQNGPNLGMNVRPTRIAPSQGPMPQDWSQSSSTSLILPSARPTKSTSGLVNGQVISHSTDEPIPIIETTSNDIIKLTTYDNVADKTSDYISMTWLPQNNPGVSPSIDQASKGHVTVSKPRVDDDNGNHKNSKYKNGMENGKNGMENGKNGMENGDNGYYETKPTTGSRKDVPVTKTTVKVSPSQPVRRVYVKLQDGKDNHQRMNNVSKTTPATPKYSSSSDPKGTISSLDMFLIQTSGQIGPESPPTETKTMSTTNMITNNKPKPKKVTKEKTVLEPVIPSTKTSGKQSMRIFDINAFSIIRSQFLPKTDVKTTAQTPKRPSSTASLQELTKRLPVVSKSVVGSTQASLRSSVRNVDTRTDSMLKSATTTEPTTTTKRTIIFRNRNIIPPALQEIMDALKRPYYQAGVPINLNQVYAPEATETPEIQKTRKTNVGGFDIGNINGNIQGNPDLISPATTNKKSVITPPPTQPTPPPTTTTIATTTRPLTTTRATTTTTKPTTTMVVSTTETIPGMSSEKQMSFKSMKTSFVNPNIQSHQNYSYNSPTAGFISEQSTQQPFFDAKKEVSQNLFIQPSAEPTSDTDQTSTVSEQSKTSIFFGMWSPTPQNDSTTGDTHNSQPTSASTSGDHTSDNGIPYPTLSQDHLTPTDAVPWTCIYLWLG, encoded by the coding sequence ATGACATTGTGCAGTTGCAGCATGATATATGCTCAAAGACATTCCTTTCAAAAGCAAAACTTTCGAAGAATTCAAAGCAATGGTTTCAACTCACAACCATCTACCTCAGAGGGACAGGCATTCAGAAAGAGCAGTATGATGATAAGCGATCCATCAAATGCATTTAATTTTCGTCAGAATTCAAGACGTGAACTTGAACTTAACAATATGAACAATTTCCATAACCGCCAAACAGAAAGGCGACAGACAATTCGAAATCGTCCAGTGAATTCAAACCAGgaaaaaggtaaaaatatatCTCCATCTTTCAGCATGCCTGTATTACCGGATATACAAAAACAGAGGAGAATTAACAAATCTAATAGAAATTTTGTTCCAACAACAACGCTTGCACCAGTGTTAAAAGTGGAATCGGCAGTGGTTTCTAAACCGTACATGGTACCGGGTTGGGTAGGCAGCCAAAACGGACAGCCAACGAGGCCATGGCAAAGAAATGGTCGGAACAGTAAAAGTAGAGCCGACGGCAGAACAGATGAATACATTTATATGGTAAATGGACATCCCGCAAGAAAAGGGAATTTCCTAAACGATCAAGACCCTCAGAATCAACAACAAAATACTAATTTTAACAATGGGAAGCGCTCATCCATGAATAGTCTTCCGTTGAATGGTAATaacttaaacaaaaataatgaacaatttcaaaatagcaATTATAAGAAAAACACAGTCCATCCATTGTTTCAGCATACCATTAATAGCAGAAGGTTTGGTGGAATGAACATGGGTGACGGTGGAGCTAACAGACAAACCGCAGGTGTGACGGGAGGAGTTCCAAACTCCGGTTCTTTAAGCAATAGTCAGTGGGGGGAAGGAACGTTAGGATCACCTGGAAACCTAATGACGCTCACGCCGAATGAAAATGGAATAGGGATGAATAGAATACATACTACGGCAGCCAGCGATAATTACCTTCCAAGCACGGTGTCGGTTAGATTACCTAAGAATGGACACCTACTACCCAGTGTGATGCCACAATTGAGTCCAACCCGAAGGGCAGAACCACCGCTGAGCCACTCGCGTCATCAAACTGTCATATCTAGTGGCATGGCCCCGATTCCACAGACTCGACAATATGTGGATAGTCCAATTGCAGTCAAAAAGATACCTATTCCTTCACCACAACCAGCAGAAATTTCAGTGCAGCCGATTGAAAGCTTCCATATAAGTACAAGGCGTGTGCAACAGGGCAACTCACGCCCAACAAGTATGAAGGTAGGTCCTCCAACATCTGGCTTCAATCATGCTCCATTTCCTAGTTATAGTATCAACAACCAAGAAGTAAATCCATCATCGATGCCTGGATTAACACAAACTACGAAGTCGAACGCACGTATCAATGTCCAAAGGCGACCCATGGATCACCCAGGACTTGCTATTGATATGATGGTTCCAGGTGTTGAATATATGGAACCGCGACAAACGAGACCAAGGCCGACGGTaggacaacagataggaccttTACCCTCACCGCTTCCAAGGCAGCACATTGGGCCTAAAGCATTTAATGGCCAACAAAGGCGCCATCGAGGACCAATGCCAACCATTAGACATGATACAGGGCCACATCCAACAAATGGTCAACATATGAGTCCACAGACACCAATGGTGGAGTATATAAGGCCACGTCCAACACCAACGCAGGGTCCGAGACCAACCATAGGAAATCAAATAAGGACACATCAACCACCTAGTCCTAACTTTGGACCGAGGCCGATGACAGGACGTCACAAAGGGCCACATCCTACGCCGAGTCAAAATATGGGACCGCGGTCGACTACAGCACAACACGTGCGACCGATCACACCCGATGTAGGCATGAAATTTATACAACCGTCAGTACAGCCAATCATGCAGCGTCCTGTTCCAAGCCAAAGCACGCGACCCATCAAATCGTCAAGACAACCGATTGGAGACATTCCGCAATTATCACGGTCAATGCACGGTTCTATATCTCCACAACAAACACAATCAGAAATACATATGATACAAAACCAACCGTCAATGCCATTATTAGGTAAGATGCCAGGAACACCTATTCCGGAAAAAGTGTTAAGAAACCAACAAATGCTACCACTTCAACAGCATCCAAGGGCGCCCCTTATGGGAGTGATGCCATCGGCAAAACCACTACGAGAAAAGATAAACTGGCAAATGCACTCCCCGTTGCCAGCAAATGGGCACGGCCAGGTATCGCATCCGTGGTCAACAACTAGGACACACAGCGTAGGACCAATATACTCATCTATATCACAAAATGGACCGAACCTTGGAATGAACGTGCGACCAACGCGTATAGCTCCGAGTCAAGGCCCAATGCCACAAGACTGGTCACAATCAAGTTCTACAAGTTTGATTCTGCCATCGGCCCGACCGACTAAGAGCACTTCCGGTTTAGTTAATGGCCAAGTTATATCACACAGTACAGATGAACCAATACCAATAATTGAAACAACCAGCAATGACATAATAAAGCTAACAACTTATGATAATGTGGCAGACAAAACAAGTGATTATATCTCAATGACCTGGCTTCCTCAGAATAACCCAGGGGTATCTCCAAGTATAGACCAAGCTTCCAAAGGTCACGTGACAGTGTCGAAACCACGTGTGGATGACGACAATGGTAATCATAAAAactcaaaatacaaaaatggaATGGAAAATGGCAAAAATGGAATGGAAAATGGCAAAAATGGAATGGAAAATGGAGATAACGGATACTACGAAACTAAACCTACAACAGGAAGTAGAAAGGATGTACCTGTAACCAAGACAACCGTTAAAGTATCACCATCGCAACCAGTCAGAAGAGTATATGTGAAATTACAGGATGGAAAAGATAATCACCAAAGGATGAATAATGTTAGTAAAACAACACCAGCTACACCCAAATACAGTTCCTCCTCTGATCCAAAAGGAACAATATCTAGTTTAGACATGTTTCTCATACAGACATCCGGTCAGATTGGACCTGAATCACCACCTACGGAAACCAAGACAATGTCAACCACGAACATGATTACAAATAATAAACCGAAACCGAAAAAAGTAACGAAAGAAAAAACTGTTCTGGAGCCTGTTATACCGTCTACAAAGACATCAGGGAAACAATCAATGCGGATTTTTGACATCAATGCTTTCAGCATTATTAGGTCACAGTTTTTACCTAAAACAGATGTAAAGACAACAGCACAGACACCAAAAAGGCCATCCTCGACGGCGTCACTTCAAGAACTCACCAAAAGGCTGCCAGTTGTATCGAAAAGCGTTGTAGGTTCTACGCAAGCCTCGCTACGTTCATCTGTGCGTAATGTTGATACGAGGACGGATTCAATGTTGAAATCAGCAACTACGACAGAACCGACTACTACAACAAAGCGAACCATTATTTTCAGGAATAGGAATATCATACCTCCAGCTTTACAGGAAATCATGGATGCTTTAAAAAGACCTTATTACCAAGCAGGTGTTCCGATAAACTTGAACCAAGTGTACGCTCCGGAAGCAACAGAAACACCAGAAATACAAAAAACTAGGAAAACAAACGTAGGTGGTTTTGATATTGGAAATATTAATGGCAATATTCAGGGAAACCCTGACTTAATATCCCCGgcaacaacaaataaaaaatcagtAATAACACCGCCACCAACACAGCCAACACCGCCACCAACAACGACAACCATCGCAACAACAACAAGGCCTTTAACAACAACAAGAGCTACTACAACAACAACTAAGCCAACAACAACGATGGTGGTTTCCACAACTGAAACAATACCGGGAATGTCGTCTGAAAAACAAATGTCATTCAAATCAATGAAAACGTCCTTTGTAAATCCCAATATTCAAAGCCATCAAAATTACTCGTATAACTCTCCTACGGCAGGATTTATTTCTGAGCAAAGTACACAGCAGCCGTTCTTTGACGCTAAAAAAGAagtgagccaaaatttatttatacagCCCTCTGCGGAGCCAACATCCGATACAGATCAGACAAGTACAGTCAGTGAACAGTCTAAAACAAGCATATTCTTTGGAATGTGGTCTCCAACTCCCCAGAATGATTCAACTACAGGGGACACACACAATTCCCAACCAACCAGCGCCTCAACTTCAGGTGACCATACAAGTGACAACGGAATTCCTTACCCGACTCTATCACAGGATCATTTGACTCCTACTGATGCCGTCCcgtggacatgtatatatctctgGTTAGGTTAG